Part of the Leptodactylus fuscus isolate aLepFus1 chromosome 6, aLepFus1.hap2, whole genome shotgun sequence genome, atagtaatatagcgatgacaggcctgggagccttcattagattcccggctgtcatcagaacaggtcagctcctgcgagctcatcgtgcaggagccggcctgcaactttaaaggtatgggaccggtggggaccggcccccggGGCTAATTTTAATCTTGGAGGGGGGGAAGGCTCCGGCATTACCCACTGTAATAgcttacagtggaggtgccgatttCTATACCCCTCTGCAGCGGTGCCAatacacatgctgatgtgttccgtccgtaagggtccgcatgaggacccctacagaaGGAACAcgagcaactgcaagcgctgtgcagttcaagcgcacgggccccatagactatattgagtTCTGTGGGCTTGCACGAATCGTTCAggtgggcagtgcgtggcaagcccaCAGAAGCCATTACTGTCTATGGGGCCCGTACActtgaactgcaaagcgcttgcagttgcgcttgtattccgtccaggagggtcctcatgcggactccttactgacgaaacacatcagcatgtgtgaactggcccttacagacccggcatacagacaccagggtTGGTGccggggccgcagcatcgccacgctactgccaggggcatggcgatgctgtacatttcaatctgcagaagtacttatggtacttctgctagcatgccaggaagcagacacacgccgggcgcgggcctgagcttatgtggccacgtcacccggcaagtgatggagcagtggggggcggggtctgcgttcctgacctgctagcagaaaagtaccgtaatgactctagtataagctgaggagcactttttcagcacaaaaaactgCTCAAAATCTCggtttatacttgagtatataaagtAAGTGAAAAAAGCTCTGTCACGTAACCAAAAGTTTTCTAACCTTTATTAATACATTGGACTTTTCCACCTAGAACGGTGCAGATTTCATCCGAGGCACAGCTGTAGGAGTCACAGACCATCACATGTCGAGGGGTACAAGTGCAGGTCTGGCTGCAGTCTTCCGAGATGATGGTTTCATTAATCTTTTAAAGAGGAGACACACCATTAACATCTCTTCAATATGCATTGTTACAAAGTAACGAAGAGGAGAAGAAAAAGTAGAGTACTGATgagtggttaaaaaaaagaataagtGGAATGGGGAGAAGAAAGAAAATGAAGACTTATATGAGTTAGACAGAAAAGGAGAAGGGTTGAAAGAAAAAGTAAAATGAGGACTAATAAGGAGAATGGTGAAGGCAAACAAGCCATTTTGTTGGCTCTTTACCGTGTAAAACACTGAGTTTAGGAAGCATCTGTTACACAAATCTGGAGTGACACAGAGGCCATTTTGGAAGAAATATCCAGTGTCACATTGGCAGCCCTCTGAGCAGGTTGTTGGGCAGCTGGTAATGTCATAGAGGGAAGAGCAACTTGTGGAACAAACATCAGCACAAAGCTCATAATGACTGTGCTCCTGGGAACAGGTGTATGCTGGAAAGATAAAAGATATGTGTTAGACAATGGTCATTTATCAATATATATCCACTCTATGCAAGATGACTTTATGGTAGGGAGTGGACCTCCATAAAGCCCTGACAGGTCTTGTGATCCACTTGATATCATCACAACTAGATTAGATCATGAAGTTCGTGTTGAGTACTAGACCACAGGTTAATTTTAGCCTGTGATACATCAGGTGTCTAAtttccataaaaaaaacactgccatTGTGCCTAATTAAGAATGCCCTCTCCTCTTATGTGTAGATGGAATAATAATCAAGTAGGGTTCAAGTTCTTGAAGTTGGATGACTTTTCACCACATCTTTTGCCAAGGAGCCACCAGTAACCTCAATTCATCCCTATCTATAGGCGATATTCTCAATAACTGTAGACGATGCATGACCATATCATATTGGCTGGTTTACATCTCGTgtagattagggttgagcaaacAGAATCGTAAAAGATAGGATTCCGATTTCGATCTTTTTTGGCGGGAtagaggtctcacgttagttcccacaatgcttgagaCCTCCATTCCGCCAAAAAAAGGTTgggattggaatctgatcttttccgatcctgatcgctcagctCTAGTATAGATCACTTTTGCTgtgtgcagaagatggaaagctgagaacggagacccgaacgctagtgtgaacctagcgtaaggaaaCCCAATGACACTTATCAGTGGAAATGGCCGATGAGTGAAAAGACAGCGCATGTATTCTTCATGATCTTCACCAAAGGTGCAAAAATCTAGTACTTACGACAAAAACTTTGTGTCCTCCATGGTTTTATAGCTATACCCGCATCCTGACAAAGCTTTGCATAGCCTTGAAGAATGGTACAGAGTTCTCCAGTTTTTGTGCAAAGTGTATTAATACAGCTTCTGAAGTAGGCTTTAGGGTCAATTGTTTGGTAGCATGGTGAGAATGGACCATTTGGAGAAGTCAGAATTCCACAGAGGTTTTCCTCAGAAAGAGCCTTCCGTGTTGCTCTGAGACAATTAGAACAAGTTTGGTTGTCTCCGGTGCAGACATCTTCTGTAGTGCAGAAATCTTCTGGCTCCTTCCAAGAGTCTGCATAGGATGAAGCATCCTTATCATATGGACTTAGCTCATCCGTAGTGTCATCATTGTAGTTTCCACACAGACCACTTGTCTGGTTGTGATATGTTGCTGGCACAGTTACATGAACGGCATTGTCTAAAGTAATGACCAGTCCGAAGTCGGTTTTAAGGACAAGTCCTCCACCATAATAGTCAGCCCTGAGTTTACCGGCCTCCAGCTCAAAGGGGATATTTCGAAGAATATCATTTACCTgggtaaaagaaataaaaaagtggATTAGGAGCTTATTAACATTAGGCATTGACTTCGGAGAATATGCTGGATGTCAACAAGAAACAAATTTACTCTAAGTGGTGGTCCCATTATGAACACTTGTACCCTATACACTAATTCCCAGTGATCAGGTCAATGGAGGGACCAAAAGTCATAATAaggtctccttgtgaatgaagcactAGTGCCATAATCTTCTATGGGGCTGCAAGTGCTTCTGGAGATTACAGTTCCAGCAACTCCATAGAAGTAAATAGATCACTGGTCATGCAAACACACTAGCGCCTTATGGGTACTTTCCGTCTCCCATCCTCCTAATCATTGGAGAGTCTGGCATTTCAGCTTCTGTATATGGGATAAGTGCCCataatgagacaacccctttaacctctaatAAAGCAAGGTTGTTGGGGTTGGTAATTTTTAATTAGTTCTATTTgtccattataaaacatagaacagtgGTTTGGGTGTCATgtgaaagaagagattctcatACTCCAGTGAGAAGCAAGACAAAAATAGTGCAGAAGTGGATTTACTATCAATTTTATAAAAAGAATAAGTTGAAAGCTTAGGTACACTTTAAGATTCCCTTGTAGGGAAATGTTTGAGTTCTAAGTAAAGCATATTCTATTAACTATTAAACAAATATAAATGGTCTTACCAGGATTTTGTTTTCACTTCCTTGTATAAGGGTTACAGTATAATTATAGACTTGGAATATGACCTTCTTACTGATGGTAACTGAGTCGTCTACGTTCCTGATTTGGATAACATAATCAGTCAATTTTGACCCTTCAGTCAAGCGGGTCTGCGACATTACATAAGTGCAGTTTCCATTGAAATCATAGCCAAAGTTATCAAATGTATTGAAGGTTGTTCTTCCAATGGCTGAACATGTGGCATATCCCACTGGATTGCAGCTTTGTACACCTTTGATAATGCTACATATTTCATAGTCACCACATGAAGTGGAATTGCAGGTGACAGCCCCTCCATTGTTGCAGGTACATTTATTCTCGCATGTGTTTTCTGGGTAGAAGATGTCCCCGGGTTTGTAGTATTGGGAGTTGTAGAGACAACCACATTGGGACAAGGGTACGCATTCAGTACCACTGAGAACATAGCCCTTCTCACACTCACAGCCTTCCCTGCAGGTGGCATCACATTTGGTAGACATTGACAAAGAGAGGCAGGTGGAAGGACAGCCACTGGCACAAACGTTGTATCTGCTGTTCGGGGGGCAGGACATAGCTGAAAATGGAACAAAGatttgtattaaattattatttatttttttacattatgtgGCCTtagatattagattttttttctgattgaGTCCTCAGTCTACCCCACCCTTGAATTGATAGGACATGTTTTCTTAGGACCCGTTCACACGGCCACAGAGGGAGCAGATTATGGCGTGTAATCTacgtcataatcctccccctAACAATGGTGgactatggagaccgctagcgagctgccctttcttcaggtggattccacagcttgACGAGCTGgatgtccgcctggcggcagcaacctctggagtcgacccatttatttgagccgacttgggagggggaagccgtgaccgcgacagtcgtggcaggcaggatTTGACTCttggtgtcaaaatctgccccccatgtgaactagcctttagatTTCCAAGGGCCTTCTAAGCTCAGTAAGTCCTGGTAATGAACATATAAGCTACCCATTAGAAATACGTATCAATATGGGCATCTAGTGAGATGGTATATGACATGTGCATGTCCAGGTATAGGAACATGTGTGTGATATACCTATTATGGCTGAATTCTACGTGGTTACCAAATACAATTGATTTGGACTTGCTCATATAACTTATTGTTCATGAATATACTTACGACACACAAATTCTGATCTCCAGTTATCGATGACAACTCCAGAGTCCTGACACGAGGCAGCATAACCGGTTAGTAGTCTACACATGAGGTCTGGTCTTTTACCATATGAACACATATCATAAACACAGTCCTTAAAATAAGTTGAGGGTTCAAGTTTGGAATGGCATTTTCTAAAAGGGCCCTTGGTACTGAGCACCATGCCACACTCCTTTAGGTTCTTCATTTGTTCTTCTTCTAGCTTTAGAAGGTTGGTACAATTACCTCCCTTGACAATTTTGCACTGGTCAGCATTTGGCCCTTCTCTCCAACTGTGACCAAACAAAGGGAAATCAGGTTGAAGTTTACCATCACGATCAATAAGGTCATCTGTAGAATCTCCATTGAAGTTTCCACAGAGGCCACACACAGATCCAGAGTAAGTTGAGGGGAGCGTCACACCGACTCGTGCGTCCCAGTCAAATGTCACGCGGATTCCAAGGTTGGTCTGAACAATGCATTGTCTTCCAGATTGGGAGATGGCAATATTACCAACCTTTGTCTTCAGTTCTATTGGAAGATTAGACTTGATTCCGTCCACCTGAAATAAGAAACAATGGACGGAATTAATTAATATTGGTGTTTAGTTCCAGGATTACTAAAAGGCTTCGTCCTCTTAATACTTCCATAT contains:
- the LOC142210124 gene encoding alpha-tectorin-like, whose product is MVHSHHATKQLTLKPTSEADAGIAIKPWRTQSFCPYTCSQEHSHYELCADVCSTSCSSLYDITSCPTTCSEGCQCDTGYFFQNGLCVTPDLCNRCFLNSVFYTINETIISEDCSQTCTCTPRHVMVCDSYSCASDEICTVLGGKVQCINKG